A section of the Mycolicibacterium anyangense genome encodes:
- a CDS encoding serine hydrolase domain-containing protein, whose translation MRRDAHIGAALDTVYEIGSITKTMTSALFADVVESGLVRTDARLGSLLELGSSPAACTTLEELASHRSGLPRIASGLRDRTSAVIAVLRHRNPYTVDLSRLLARAEAAKIVARGQFSYSNLGAALLGQALAARVGVGYPDLLDRQLFTRLGMTRSTTPLTSADLPSEAPYGWSAHGRAEQPWTLGAYAPAGGVRSTPADMTHYVHALLDSTAPGLAALEPRWKAHGQSRIGYAWFTDQIDGSEVTWHNGTTGGFSSMLALDRKRAAAVIVLANTAVAVDTVALRLLLEDL comes from the coding sequence GTGCGCCGAGACGCGCACATCGGCGCGGCGCTCGACACTGTCTACGAAATCGGTTCCATCACCAAGACCATGACGTCAGCGCTGTTCGCAGACGTTGTGGAGTCGGGTTTGGTCAGGACCGACGCCAGGTTGGGAAGCCTGCTCGAACTTGGGAGTAGTCCTGCGGCCTGCACCACCCTCGAGGAGCTGGCGAGTCATCGTTCCGGGCTTCCGCGGATTGCCAGCGGTCTGCGTGATCGCACTAGCGCGGTCATCGCCGTCCTGCGTCACCGCAACCCGTACACCGTCGACCTGTCGCGTCTGCTAGCCCGAGCTGAGGCCGCGAAGATCGTTGCTAGAGGCCAGTTTTCGTACTCCAACCTCGGTGCAGCTCTGCTCGGCCAAGCGCTTGCGGCCCGCGTTGGAGTCGGCTACCCCGACCTACTGGACCGGCAACTCTTCACCCGCCTCGGTATGACGCGGTCCACCACCCCGTTGACCAGCGCTGACCTACCTTCCGAGGCACCCTACGGGTGGAGTGCGCACGGCAGGGCCGAGCAGCCCTGGACATTGGGTGCCTACGCCCCCGCCGGTGGGGTGCGCTCAACACCAGCTGACATGACTCACTACGTCCACGCTTTGCTCGACTCCACCGCACCTGGCTTAGCCGCACTCGAACCCCGATGGAAAGCTCACGGCCAGAGCAGGATTGGCTATGCGTGGTTCACCGATCAGATCGATGGATCGGAAGTCACCTGGCACAACGGCACAACGGGAGGCTTTTCGAGCATGCTGGCTCTCGATCGCAAACGTGCTGCGGCGGTGATTGTTCTTGCCAACACAGCCGTCGCCGTCGATACCGTTGCACTACGCCTACTGCTAGAAGACCTCTAA
- a CDS encoding zinc-binding dehydrogenase — MKVLELPEPQAGPGEVRIKVAAADVNPSDVEARRGRIAQSSPKMFPPSDVYIVGWDAAGTIDQMGDGVRPELAVGMPVIALLEPKLKQGAQAEYVVAPAESVVAAPRGADAAAASTLLMNAMTARLALDALALPPGATLLVTGAAGAVGGYAVQLGKSAGLTVLADAAQSDEDLVTALGADTVVPRGDSFVDNVRELRPGGVDGVIDAALLDDAVTAAVADGGAIATVRGFTGATDRGIRWYPVFVHSGLRDTKALNELRDLAESGQLSLRVAATMPAEDVAHAHRLIEAGGVRGRPVLTF; from the coding sequence ATGAAGGTTCTCGAGCTCCCAGAGCCGCAGGCCGGCCCGGGAGAGGTGCGGATCAAGGTCGCCGCCGCCGACGTCAACCCGTCCGACGTCGAGGCCAGGCGGGGCAGGATTGCCCAGTCGAGCCCGAAGATGTTTCCGCCCTCCGACGTCTACATCGTCGGCTGGGATGCCGCAGGCACCATCGATCAGATGGGCGATGGCGTTCGACCAGAACTGGCCGTGGGCATGCCGGTGATCGCCTTGCTGGAGCCCAAGCTCAAGCAGGGTGCGCAAGCTGAATACGTCGTCGCACCCGCCGAATCGGTGGTCGCGGCTCCGCGCGGAGCCGACGCTGCCGCGGCCTCGACGTTGTTGATGAACGCCATGACGGCGCGCCTTGCTCTCGATGCGCTGGCATTGCCGCCCGGCGCGACATTGTTGGTCACCGGCGCCGCCGGAGCGGTCGGAGGCTACGCGGTGCAACTGGGGAAATCGGCTGGGCTGACAGTGCTCGCCGACGCCGCCCAGTCCGACGAGGACTTGGTCACCGCACTTGGCGCCGACACCGTCGTGCCACGCGGAGATTCGTTCGTGGACAACGTTCGCGAACTCCGTCCCGGTGGCGTCGACGGCGTCATCGACGCCGCCCTGCTCGACGACGCTGTGACCGCGGCGGTCGCCGACGGCGGAGCGATCGCTACCGTGCGCGGCTTCACCGGCGCCACCGATCGTGGGATCCGCTGGTATCCGGTGTTCGTCCACTCCGGCCTGCGGGATACCAAAGCCCTCAACGAACTGCGGGATTTGGCCGAGTCCGGTCAGCTCAGCCTGCGCGTCGCTGCAACCATGCC
- a CDS encoding TetR/AcrR family transcriptional regulator — MSPSDDGQQAAAVVTESSWRRPRGTSGPPRDPERDVRILTAALELLLEGGYPALTMDKAAARARVGKATVYRRWQSRAELAADTLEFVGLTEQPVPLADSESLRDDLIETIRQIIGPPESARQSLVGALIETARHEPQLCHVIRQRFITRLQGSLEEVLARASDQHELPSRGHGSGMDVAAAVALVVHWELIGERPLDRAAIAVIVDRVLLPLARSTGRPAG; from the coding sequence ATGAGTCCCAGTGACGATGGGCAGCAAGCGGCCGCCGTGGTTACCGAGTCCTCCTGGCGGCGCCCGCGAGGAACGTCAGGCCCGCCACGCGACCCCGAACGCGACGTACGGATCCTGACCGCGGCACTCGAGCTGCTGCTCGAAGGTGGCTATCCGGCGTTGACGATGGACAAGGCAGCTGCCAGGGCCCGCGTTGGCAAGGCCACCGTGTATCGGCGGTGGCAGTCACGCGCCGAGCTGGCCGCCGATACTCTGGAATTTGTAGGTCTTACCGAACAGCCTGTGCCGCTGGCGGATTCAGAGTCACTTCGTGATGACCTCATCGAGACGATCCGACAGATCATCGGGCCGCCCGAATCGGCACGGCAGAGCCTCGTGGGCGCGCTCATCGAAACCGCCCGCCACGAGCCGCAGCTCTGCCATGTCATTCGACAGCGTTTCATCACCCGCCTCCAAGGATCACTCGAAGAGGTGCTGGCCAGAGCGAGCGACCAGCACGAGTTGCCGTCCCGGGGGCACGGCAGCGGAATGGACGTCGCTGCGGCGGTGGCGTTGGTGGTGCATTGGGAACTCATCGGCGAACGGCCGCTAGATCGAGCTGCGATCGCCGTCATCGTTGACCGCGTGCTGCTGCCGCTCGCCCGGTCGACGGGCCGTCCGGCTGGTTAA